The Roseimicrobium gellanilyticum genome contains a region encoding:
- the serS gene encoding serine--tRNA ligase has product MLDIRLIRDNATLVKDRLATRDASLSAMVDEVLAIDEQRRAAETERQKLQSDRNRISKEIGIAKKKGEDTSAIETEVRGIGSRIDQIGKDADELDVRQRDLLLSIPNLPHEACPVGTSAEDNPEVRVWGAKPAYDFQPKDHVTLGAQHGMLDFEAGAKITGSAFVVYRGPGARLERALISFLLDLHTTEHGYQEVSVPFLVKSDALVGTTQLPKFGDQVYHCEVDDLYLIPTAEVPVTNLHREEILTLAGLPIHYAAYTPCFRREAGSAGLGTRGLIRMHQFDKVELVKITTPETSMEELEKLTGNAEKVLQTLGLHYRVIELCTGDIGFGSAKTYDIEVWAPGQGSYLEVSSCSNFGDYQARRMNLRYKDENGKNRFCHTLNGSGTALARLFVALVETYQQADGSILIPEPLRRYFGSEKIG; this is encoded by the coding sequence ATGCTCGACATCCGCCTCATTCGCGACAACGCCACCCTCGTCAAGGATCGCCTCGCCACCCGCGACGCGTCCCTCTCCGCGATGGTCGATGAGGTGCTGGCCATCGACGAGCAGCGCCGAGCCGCGGAGACGGAGCGCCAGAAACTGCAGAGCGACCGCAATCGCATCAGCAAGGAAATCGGCATTGCCAAGAAGAAGGGCGAGGACACCAGCGCCATCGAGACGGAGGTTCGCGGCATCGGCTCGCGCATCGACCAGATCGGCAAGGACGCGGACGAGCTCGATGTGCGCCAGCGCGACCTGCTGCTCTCGATCCCCAATCTTCCCCACGAGGCCTGCCCCGTGGGAACCAGTGCCGAAGACAATCCTGAGGTGCGCGTCTGGGGTGCAAAGCCTGCCTACGACTTCCAGCCAAAGGATCACGTCACCCTCGGCGCACAGCATGGCATGCTCGACTTCGAAGCCGGGGCGAAAATCACCGGCAGCGCCTTCGTGGTATACCGAGGGCCTGGAGCTCGTCTGGAGCGTGCGCTCATCAGCTTCCTTTTGGACCTGCATACCACCGAGCATGGTTACCAGGAAGTGTCCGTGCCTTTCCTCGTGAAGTCGGATGCGCTCGTGGGCACCACGCAGCTCCCGAAGTTCGGTGACCAGGTGTACCACTGCGAGGTGGATGACCTCTACCTCATCCCTACGGCGGAAGTGCCGGTGACGAACCTGCATCGTGAGGAGATTCTTACCCTCGCCGGCCTGCCCATTCACTATGCCGCTTACACACCCTGCTTCCGTCGCGAGGCAGGCAGCGCCGGTCTCGGCACGCGCGGGCTGATACGCATGCACCAGTTCGACAAGGTCGAGCTCGTGAAAATCACCACGCCGGAGACCTCCATGGAGGAGCTGGAAAAGCTCACGGGCAATGCGGAGAAGGTGCTCCAGACCCTCGGCCTGCACTACCGCGTGATCGAGCTCTGCACGGGCGACATCGGCTTCGGCTCGGCCAAGACCTATGACATCGAAGTCTGGGCGCCGGGGCAGGGGAGCTATCTTGAAGTTTCCAGCTGCAGCAATTTCGGCGATTATCAAGCCCGCCGCATGAACCTGCGGTACAAGGATGAAAACGGCAAAAACCGCTTCTGCCACACGCTCAACGGCTCCGGCACCGCGCTCGCGCGGCTCTTCGTCGCGCTCGTCGAGACCTACCAGCAGGCAGATGGCAGCATCCTCATCCCCGAGCCGCTCCGCAGGTACTTCGGTAGCGAAAAAATCGGCTGA
- the tilS gene encoding tRNA lysidine(34) synthetase TilS, which translates to MAASSSPSRSAGTSVAKKSAEGARRPKRARTSKSAGPDIALARRFEEKAAAALAELQRLHPELTPDSTALVAISGGRDSVALLHCLVASGWKHLIVSHLDHQLRGRESDGDAAFVKRLTKKFGLVCEVHREDIAARSKDKKQSLETAARNARDAFFHALSEKHTTPHVFLAHHAEDNAETILGNLCRGSGLHGISGMPLSATTRKGLTKLRPLLETRRAEIDAYLKVHRLQWREDSSNTSRAHRRNRLRHDVLPMLSDANGRDVVELILRTARLATRDEACLQETATHLVEQERLLAPDGSLLITSEFKRAHSAVQSRILKHWLSELRNVPLVGAYEVESALAMLQPDGPAKTNLHGGLHLRRKAKRLWVE; encoded by the coding sequence ATGGCAGCATCCTCATCCCCGAGCCGCTCCGCAGGTACTTCGGTAGCGAAAAAATCGGCTGAAGGGGCAAGGCGACCCAAACGAGCGCGGACTTCCAAGTCTGCTGGCCCTGACATCGCTCTCGCACGTCGCTTCGAAGAGAAAGCCGCAGCCGCTCTCGCAGAGCTGCAGCGCCTCCATCCTGAGCTCACACCTGACAGCACCGCTCTCGTCGCCATCTCAGGCGGTCGCGATTCGGTGGCGCTGTTGCATTGTCTTGTGGCATCGGGATGGAAGCATCTCATCGTCTCACATCTCGATCACCAACTCCGTGGCAGGGAGTCGGATGGCGATGCGGCATTCGTGAAACGACTCACGAAGAAATTTGGCCTCGTATGCGAAGTGCATCGTGAGGACATCGCGGCACGTTCCAAGGACAAGAAACAATCCCTTGAGACCGCGGCACGCAACGCACGGGACGCCTTCTTCCACGCGCTCTCCGAGAAGCACACCACACCCCATGTCTTCCTCGCGCACCATGCGGAGGACAATGCCGAGACCATCCTTGGCAATCTCTGCCGCGGCTCCGGACTTCACGGCATCTCCGGCATGCCCCTGTCTGCGACCACGCGGAAGGGGCTCACGAAGCTGCGCCCTCTTCTGGAGACAAGACGCGCCGAAATCGATGCCTACCTCAAGGTGCATCGGCTCCAGTGGCGTGAGGATTCCAGCAACACCTCACGCGCGCATCGCCGCAACCGTCTGCGGCACGATGTGCTCCCCATGCTTTCCGATGCCAACGGCCGCGATGTGGTGGAGCTCATCCTGCGGACGGCGCGTCTCGCGACACGCGATGAAGCCTGCCTTCAGGAAACCGCCACGCATTTGGTGGAACAGGAACGCCTGCTCGCGCCCGACGGCAGCCTGCTCATCACTTCGGAATTCAAGAGGGCGCATTCCGCCGTTCAGTCACGCATCTTGAAGCACTGGCTGAGCGAACTGCGAAACGTCCCCTTGGTGGGTGCCTACGAAGTGGAGAGCGCATTGGCCATGCTGCAGCCGGATGGCCCGGCCAAGACCAATCTCCATGGAGGACTTCATCTCCGGCGGAAAGCGAAGCGGCTGTGGGTGGAGTGA
- a CDS encoding 2-oxoglutarate dehydrogenase E1 component, with translation MNATLPYRANADLLDEKYLAWKEDPRSVEPAWSSFFEGFELGMAQIRPSGAPAAKGVEQAAAGQPLSEKTLAFRTKVTNAILDFRRIGHTAAWLDPLSKTAPEQPLLSPAGLGFTDEELNEEVMTNFHGQGRPMKASVMLEELRRIYCDKIGFEFMHIHNREVRAWLRERIEGRLDAPAPSPEQQAEILRWALEPETFERFLHKRYVGQKRFSLEGGESLMVALQNIFEKLPTVGAQEIVMGMAHRGRLSVLANFLKKPLKVLFYEFSENYVPNMVAGDGDVKYHLGFETHRRAKSGDEVMIHLAANPSHLEAVDPVVEGKARARQRHLGDTVNRKKVLPILIHGDAAFAGQGIVAEVLNLSQLPGYRTGGTIHIITNNQIGFTTLPADARSSFYCTDVAKTIEAPVIHVNGDSPLDVAFAAQLALDFRQKFSRDVVIDIVCYRRHGHNETDEPSFTSPNMARLIASQPSTATLFRDKLVKDGVMTAEQADALQKELEGNLEQGFSDLAEEEKTKGSNPFEGSTAQPQPRYTHDPVNTGVPAEKLRNLGLKLVEPPPDFKLHPTIEKRFLAARKKALETGTGFDWAHAEALAFGSLLSEGTGVRLSGQDCRRGTFSQRHCVLYDNSTRERYIPLQNLAPEQGRFCVYNSLLSEAAVLGFDYGYSLLAPNVLICWEAQFGDFVNGAQVIIDQFISSAESKWQQPSGIVLLLPHGFEGQGPEHSSARLERFLQLCAGCNMQVANVTTPAQYFHLLRRQMNRPFRKPLVIMTPKSLLRHPQAVSKLEDMADGTAFREVLDDDALTTDPNRVTRLIFCSGKVYYDLINFRKENDIKNAAVIRIEQLYPLNVDMIEKVAARYPRAQKKWVWCQEEPENMGAWTFMHHRLEEMTNHVLRYAGRERASSPAAGSKAIHTHEQERLVEDAFSV, from the coding sequence ATGAACGCCACACTGCCGTACCGAGCGAACGCTGACCTGCTCGATGAGAAGTACCTCGCTTGGAAAGAAGATCCCCGCAGTGTAGAGCCAGCATGGTCATCGTTCTTTGAGGGTTTCGAGCTCGGCATGGCCCAGATTCGCCCGTCGGGAGCGCCAGCAGCCAAGGGAGTAGAGCAGGCCGCCGCGGGACAGCCGCTTTCGGAGAAGACCCTCGCCTTCCGGACCAAGGTCACCAACGCCATTCTCGACTTCCGTCGTATCGGCCACACCGCCGCCTGGCTGGATCCGCTCAGCAAGACCGCTCCCGAGCAACCCCTTCTCTCCCCTGCCGGACTCGGCTTCACGGACGAAGAGCTGAACGAGGAAGTCATGACGAACTTCCACGGCCAGGGCCGCCCCATGAAGGCGAGCGTGATGCTGGAGGAACTGCGCCGCATCTACTGCGACAAGATTGGCTTCGAGTTCATGCATATTCACAACCGTGAAGTGCGTGCCTGGCTGCGTGAGCGCATTGAGGGCCGTCTTGACGCCCCCGCTCCTTCCCCGGAACAGCAGGCGGAGATCCTCCGCTGGGCGCTGGAGCCGGAAACCTTCGAGCGCTTCCTGCACAAGCGCTACGTAGGACAGAAGCGCTTCTCTCTGGAGGGTGGCGAGTCCCTCATGGTGGCGCTGCAGAATATCTTTGAGAAGCTGCCCACCGTGGGCGCGCAGGAAATCGTGATGGGCATGGCCCACCGTGGCCGCCTCAGCGTGCTGGCGAATTTCCTCAAGAAGCCGCTCAAGGTCCTCTTCTACGAGTTCTCCGAAAACTACGTGCCCAACATGGTGGCCGGTGACGGGGACGTGAAGTACCACCTCGGTTTTGAAACCCACCGCCGCGCGAAGTCTGGCGATGAGGTGATGATCCATCTCGCTGCCAACCCGAGCCACCTTGAAGCTGTTGATCCGGTGGTGGAAGGCAAGGCCCGTGCCCGGCAGCGTCACCTCGGCGACACGGTGAACCGCAAGAAGGTGCTCCCCATCCTCATTCACGGGGACGCCGCGTTCGCCGGGCAGGGCATCGTGGCGGAGGTGCTGAACCTCTCCCAGCTTCCCGGCTATCGTACCGGTGGGACCATTCACATCATCACGAACAACCAGATCGGCTTCACCACGCTGCCGGCGGATGCGCGTTCCTCCTTCTACTGCACGGACGTGGCGAAGACCATTGAGGCGCCGGTCATTCACGTGAATGGTGACTCGCCGCTGGACGTGGCCTTTGCCGCGCAGCTCGCGCTCGACTTCCGTCAGAAGTTCTCCCGCGACGTGGTCATCGACATCGTGTGCTACCGCCGTCACGGACACAACGAGACGGACGAGCCCAGCTTCACCTCGCCGAACATGGCGCGCCTCATCGCCAGCCAGCCCAGCACGGCCACGCTCTTCCGTGACAAGCTGGTGAAGGACGGCGTGATGACCGCCGAGCAGGCGGATGCGCTGCAGAAGGAACTCGAAGGCAATCTCGAACAAGGGTTCTCGGACCTCGCTGAGGAAGAAAAGACCAAGGGCAGCAATCCTTTTGAAGGCAGCACCGCTCAGCCGCAACCACGCTACACGCATGATCCGGTGAATACCGGTGTGCCCGCTGAGAAGTTGCGCAATCTCGGCCTGAAGCTGGTGGAACCTCCGCCGGATTTCAAACTGCACCCCACCATTGAGAAGCGCTTCCTCGCGGCACGTAAGAAAGCGCTCGAGACCGGCACCGGCTTCGATTGGGCCCATGCCGAAGCTCTTGCATTCGGCTCCCTCCTTTCTGAAGGCACGGGTGTCCGCCTCAGTGGTCAGGACTGCCGTCGTGGCACTTTCTCGCAGCGGCACTGCGTGCTGTATGACAACAGCACCCGCGAGCGCTACATCCCACTGCAGAATCTGGCGCCTGAGCAGGGCCGCTTCTGCGTGTACAACTCTCTCTTGAGTGAGGCCGCCGTGCTCGGCTTTGACTACGGCTACTCGCTCCTCGCGCCGAACGTGCTCATCTGCTGGGAAGCCCAGTTCGGTGACTTCGTGAATGGCGCGCAGGTCATCATCGACCAGTTCATCAGCAGCGCCGAGAGCAAGTGGCAGCAGCCCAGCGGTATCGTGTTGCTTTTGCCGCACGGGTTCGAAGGTCAGGGGCCTGAGCACAGCAGCGCCCGTCTCGAGCGCTTCCTGCAGCTCTGCGCCGGTTGCAACATGCAGGTGGCGAATGTCACCACCCCCGCGCAGTACTTCCACCTGCTGCGCCGCCAGATGAACCGCCCCTTCCGCAAGCCGCTGGTCATCATGACTCCCAAGAGTCTGCTGCGCCATCCGCAGGCCGTGAGCAAGCTGGAGGACATGGCCGATGGCACCGCCTTCCGCGAAGTGCTGGACGATGACGCCCTGACCACCGACCCCAATCGCGTGACCCGCCTCATCTTCTGCTCCGGCAAGGTGTACTATGATCTCATCAACTTCCGCAAGGAAAACGACATCAAGAACGCTGCCGTCATCCGTATTGAGCAGCTCTATCCGCTGAACGTGGACATGATTGAGAAGGTGGCCGCGCGCTATCCGCGCGCGCAGAAGAAGTGGGTGTGGTGCCAGGAAGAGCCGGAGAACATGGGTGCCTGGACCTTCATGCATCATCGCCTTGAGGAGATGACGAATCACGTGCTGCGTTACGCAGGACGCGAGCGCGCCTCCAGCCCGGCGGCTGGCAGCAAGGCCATCCACACGCACGAGCAGGAGCGCTTGGTGGAAGACGCGTTTAGCGTGTAA
- a CDS encoding DUF3592 domain-containing protein, which produces MKFFSWGLLGAVLVFAIGVAHLVYTIQWVSRAERAIGKAGHTSFTKSTVSKTPGTYTVYVTYATKAGEGKTVGLSVWSRESYPEGSAVPVIFHPTQPGSTRLDTFVDLWLVPSVLVLWGVSWLVGCWRKYKREQAEATAS; this is translated from the coding sequence ATGAAATTCTTCTCATGGGGGCTGCTGGGCGCGGTGTTGGTATTTGCGATTGGTGTCGCCCACTTGGTTTACACCATCCAATGGGTATCGCGCGCCGAGCGAGCCATCGGCAAAGCAGGGCACACCAGTTTCACCAAAAGCACCGTTTCAAAGACACCCGGCACCTACACGGTGTACGTGACCTATGCCACGAAGGCAGGGGAGGGGAAGACCGTGGGGCTCAGTGTCTGGTCACGGGAGAGCTACCCTGAGGGCAGTGCTGTCCCCGTGATCTTCCATCCCACGCAACCGGGTTCGACCCGGCTGGATACCTTCGTGGACCTATGGCTGGTGCCCTCCGTGTTGGTGCTCTGGGGTGTCTCCTGGCTGGTAGGATGCTGGCGGAAGTACAAGCGAGAGCAAGCGGAAGCTACCGCGAGCTAG
- a CDS encoding DKNYY domain-containing protein, producing the protein MLKSLLPSCALVLLLSSCGDGKPGAFDKAGYHVDGKVVWYLQSWTSSPFQVAGADVATFEHPLPKGESSYAKDKNHVYLSGRALKDVDPATFEILDGRYSRDAKYVHRGEERICDDPANFEVLSGNFVKNSKAVYRLYPQVEVQTTDVANFRLLSDADYYSYFADSQYVYVNGNTVEGAMPASFKVIKGGFGKDEKQPFYFDKPMPDGTLLDSFEVLDSPYARDAKRVYFMGKIVEGADPVTFEVTDAKFQRGKDAKNRYEQEKSVPASAGNP; encoded by the coding sequence ATGCTGAAAAGCCTGCTGCCTTCCTGCGCCCTCGTCCTTCTCCTCAGCTCTTGCGGGGACGGTAAGCCCGGTGCGTTCGACAAGGCGGGCTATCATGTGGATGGGAAGGTCGTCTGGTATCTGCAAAGCTGGACCAGCTCTCCCTTCCAGGTTGCCGGAGCGGATGTGGCCACCTTTGAGCATCCCCTGCCGAAGGGCGAATCCAGCTACGCCAAGGACAAGAACCACGTGTACCTCAGCGGTCGCGCGCTGAAAGACGTGGACCCCGCCACGTTCGAGATCCTTGATGGGCGCTATTCCCGCGACGCCAAATACGTGCACCGCGGGGAGGAGCGCATCTGTGATGACCCGGCAAACTTCGAAGTGCTGAGCGGTAACTTCGTGAAAAACAGCAAGGCCGTCTACCGCCTGTACCCCCAGGTGGAAGTGCAGACCACCGACGTGGCAAACTTCCGCCTCCTGTCAGACGCAGACTACTACTCCTACTTCGCGGACAGCCAGTATGTGTACGTGAACGGCAACACCGTAGAGGGTGCCATGCCCGCCAGCTTCAAGGTCATCAAAGGTGGATTTGGAAAGGATGAAAAGCAGCCCTTCTACTTCGACAAGCCCATGCCGGACGGCACCCTGCTGGACAGCTTCGAAGTGCTCGATAGCCCCTACGCGCGCGATGCGAAACGGGTGTACTTCATGGGGAAAATCGTAGAAGGCGCGGACCCGGTCACTTTTGAGGTCACGGATGCGAAATTCCAGCGCGGCAAGGATGCGAAGAACCGCTACGAACAGGAGAAATCCGTGCCCGCCAGCGCGGGAAATCCGTAA
- the odhB gene encoding 2-oxoglutarate dehydrogenase complex dihydrolipoyllysine-residue succinyltransferase, whose amino-acid sequence MSTEVKIPTLGESIAGGLISKWHKNDGDAVKAGDVLLTLETDKVAQEIAAEADGVLRQKAKEGDEVEVGAVVALIEAGAAAPAAAAPAPAPKEPEKAATPAPAAKAAEPAPAPAAKKEEAPKAEAAPQLKLVPKPEAEAAPAPAPKPTPSPEGRTTRKKMTPLRRKIAEQLVNAQRTAAILTTFNECDMSEVMTLRKVMQDDFVKKHGVKLGFMSFFVKAVVDALKSVPQINTRVDGDEIISNNFYDIGVAVGTEKGLIVPVIRDADQKSFADIEKDIIAYAKKAKEGKIAIDDLTGGVFTISNGGVYGSLLSTPILNPPQSGILGLHAIKERPVAENGQVVIRPMMNLALSYDHRVVDGKEAVTFLIRVKDCIEKPARLLVGV is encoded by the coding sequence ATGTCCACTGAAGTCAAGATCCCCACGCTCGGCGAATCGATTGCCGGCGGCCTCATCTCGAAATGGCACAAGAACGACGGTGATGCCGTCAAAGCCGGAGACGTGCTGCTCACGCTGGAGACGGACAAGGTCGCCCAGGAAATCGCGGCTGAGGCGGATGGCGTGCTGCGCCAGAAGGCCAAGGAAGGGGACGAAGTGGAAGTGGGTGCCGTGGTTGCCCTGATTGAAGCCGGAGCCGCTGCACCTGCCGCCGCCGCTCCTGCTCCCGCGCCGAAGGAACCCGAAAAGGCAGCAACCCCTGCCCCGGCAGCCAAGGCCGCCGAGCCTGCTCCCGCTCCTGCCGCCAAGAAGGAAGAGGCTCCCAAGGCCGAGGCAGCTCCCCAGTTGAAGCTCGTGCCCAAGCCCGAGGCAGAAGCCGCTCCTGCGCCGGCTCCCAAGCCCACTCCTTCACCGGAAGGCCGCACCACGCGCAAGAAGATGACCCCGCTGCGCCGGAAGATTGCCGAGCAGCTCGTGAATGCCCAGCGCACCGCGGCCATTCTTACCACCTTCAACGAGTGCGACATGTCCGAGGTCATGACCCTGCGCAAGGTGATGCAGGATGACTTCGTGAAGAAGCATGGCGTGAAGCTCGGCTTCATGTCCTTCTTCGTGAAGGCCGTGGTGGATGCTCTCAAGTCCGTGCCGCAGATCAACACGCGCGTGGATGGCGACGAAATCATCTCCAACAATTTCTATGACATCGGCGTGGCCGTGGGCACCGAGAAGGGTCTCATCGTCCCTGTGATTCGTGACGCGGATCAGAAGTCCTTTGCTGACATCGAGAAGGACATCATCGCCTACGCGAAGAAGGCCAAGGAGGGCAAGATTGCCATCGATGACCTCACCGGCGGCGTATTCACCATCAGCAATGGTGGCGTGTACGGCTCCCTCCTGAGCACTCCGATTCTCAATCCTCCGCAGAGCGGTATCCTCGGCCTGCACGCCATCAAGGAGCGTCCGGTCGCTGAGAACGGCCAGGTCGTTATCCGCCCGATGATGAACCTCGCGCTGAGCTACGACCACCGCGTCGTGGATGGCAAGGAAGCCGTGACCTTCCTCATCCGCGTGAAGGATTGCATCGAGAAGCCGGCGAGGTTGCTGGTGGGGGTGTAA
- a CDS encoding suppressor of fused domain protein, whose product MSEPEVLLHDVSPHGNLEAVVEQDHRVAHLYLRATENEDFGLKSCWVRNIAPAPDELDVAGMQEGIAPMLPKEHCAYPQGQPPLDAGRLRLLWLPEGDGVVLLEDDEMLAIIPGWSGYKDFEGYARDCVGESRLCWKLESNVEWDRRISEADAYWNAWGEESSPWPECQDAFLAAYEKVLGPHAKYYGIDGDNWPPKAMIRIDHADGIYLLTLGVSLRPQPEVEMYYEDPTDFRRFELAACLPCDVSEESVGRFADYLSGQASLPWTNFTFLGHGHTVPCDAFAGDDKLEQFKFVLLAESPAGAPELNTPRMSGEKVSLLWAIPITGDEQALAQREGSAAVLGQLESLLRLASD is encoded by the coding sequence ATGAGTGAACCCGAAGTCCTCCTTCACGACGTCTCTCCGCATGGAAATCTGGAAGCTGTAGTCGAACAGGACCATCGGGTGGCGCATCTCTACCTGCGGGCGACGGAGAATGAGGACTTTGGTCTCAAGTCCTGCTGGGTACGCAATATCGCACCTGCGCCCGATGAATTGGACGTGGCAGGAATGCAGGAGGGCATCGCTCCGATGCTGCCGAAAGAGCATTGCGCGTATCCCCAGGGGCAGCCGCCGTTGGATGCTGGCCGGCTTCGATTGCTCTGGCTTCCCGAAGGCGATGGTGTGGTGCTGCTGGAAGATGACGAGATGCTCGCGATCATTCCCGGATGGAGCGGGTACAAAGACTTTGAAGGTTATGCCCGCGACTGCGTAGGGGAGAGCAGACTCTGCTGGAAACTGGAGAGCAATGTGGAATGGGACCGACGCATCTCTGAGGCCGATGCCTACTGGAATGCTTGGGGGGAAGAGTCGTCACCGTGGCCGGAGTGCCAGGATGCGTTTCTCGCCGCCTATGAAAAGGTCTTGGGACCACATGCCAAGTACTATGGCATCGATGGTGACAACTGGCCCCCCAAGGCCATGATCCGCATCGACCACGCAGATGGGATCTATCTCCTGACGCTGGGAGTGTCCCTACGCCCCCAGCCCGAAGTGGAGATGTACTACGAAGACCCAACGGACTTTCGGAGATTCGAGCTGGCCGCCTGCCTGCCTTGTGATGTTTCGGAAGAGAGCGTCGGCCGTTTTGCCGACTACCTTTCCGGTCAAGCTTCATTGCCGTGGACGAACTTCACCTTTCTGGGTCATGGACACACCGTTCCATGCGATGCATTCGCCGGTGATGACAAGCTGGAGCAGTTCAAGTTTGTGCTGCTCGCGGAGAGCCCGGCAGGAGCGCCCGAATTGAACACACCCCGTATGAGCGGAGAAAAAGTCTCGCTCTTGTGGGCCATCCCCATCACCGGGGACGAGCAGGCTCTGGCTCAGCGTGAAGGCAGCGCGGCAGTGTTGGGACAACTGGAATCGCTGCTACGACTCGCCTCCGATTGA